A stretch of the Actinotalea sp. JY-7876 genome encodes the following:
- a CDS encoding nitrate- and nitrite sensing domain-containing protein, whose amino-acid sequence MLRRLGIRGKVLAALSVPVLVILALAGQVSLQTVETARTAQTVTTLLRALQESRELAVALQDERAAALPFVDPVTASPDRAPVDGTREATAEQVAVLDAAIADVDLGTLDPAVTAAVRDLRSTLEGLESARTRVDASNVPMSSVVTNYTRLIEDTIAFSANVADALDDRRLAAIVSAQADLASLTEDYREEQARGAQVLAGSRATTEVLQLATLFPASKVRHQQASSTVRGLELGDDVVVPPLGASFNGFQSYDSYRTLIATGEGQNFDFIEPVDWVEAADAEIEAFGPLENELRLAAQNRAANVSGAAARTAIVTTLVALAALVASVAIALAIARQITVPLRRLTEAAANVRDELPRLVDQVAVPGQVPDLMLTQIPVTSRDEVGQLAAAFNEVNATTIQVAKEQAALRGSIAEMFVNVARRDQVLLNRQLSFIDALERSEEDPKTLADLFRLDHLATRMRRNAESLLVLAGIDTGRRLREALPLSDVIRTASSEIEHYERVQLDLPVDPMMLGHTALPAAHLMAELLENATVFSEPGTPVHVSTGIDEESVLITILDQGLGMTPEELADANEKIRTTSAGDVLGSQRLGMFVVGRIAARLGASVALTMGPDGRGTLATIRMPRVLFLDPAAIPLTAPGRPAQAAAKPEAFVRPEVAAEVVHDTAYAPAPTHVQDVAPGAYGSAENPAEEVDLDALTDGTTGGGLPRRRSRGADAEAPAPSTSHREADDAAAAPSIPLAPRADALAGAAAVHDEVWTPPVIEPAAPLVSRRGAEAPSLPTREPAAEAPSLPARRPEAPGLPTRRPAAEAPALPTRQPAGDALPTRRPTAAVPPTAEPRPATGPQPVVAPEGRAAMFSGFRSRRAELAAAAIHVESGDAPADVPEQTGVDGAERLAAAAASAAAFFGRGDAAQEPPAQEPVAEPAGPAFVVPALLDDDEPTHLVDPFAASAHTAAPADAPWAPRTAEPQEQAQPWSPTFSAEPWSAPAPEPADDAFATEDADGDLEDEDDVVEPWAVQQPWHPTPPDKPWSPEPETEQPAAEMWPPLPEPTARPAWAVAPAVPGAVWSPEPAPVAEPVAELLPQRAPQAEAQPTDQPVTQPAPQPVAQPAFQPAQQPAPQPDLVTPSAPAPVAQPAPQPLATPMSRRDIRPPKRRRRLFGRKHAETGPVPSAPAPAQGPDTSGFFTVPDTAPSVAPAFAPVAVEPVASPLRQSAWAATDSGAHAAPTSPFAPDAGFDPLPAAPAPEQPASPSAPQPSRLFSQVLPMSQAREQVAQATGTPFPTPSAPAPDAGPALWQGAAAAAVADPSNGGWAPQQGWDAPAPAAPPAPALPTSGWAPAEGWAPSGPGIPAHPAASVPTPYQPPLPMPAASAPAPVTPAAAPAPARFSPQTFTPQTFTPQSSTGAFDDEVTNMLAQRADIAQQALAELSQLSSYRPAVSGSGASTLARRTPGTIPAAPEIKLAPAGQRVERDAHQVRSLLSSFQSGTTRGRQAAPAADQAAQTPAGAPGGYEDGPRDGHGEPVTTPDTDLNQRGTSW is encoded by the coding sequence ATGCTTCGCAGGTTGGGCATCCGCGGGAAGGTCCTCGCGGCCCTCTCCGTGCCTGTGCTCGTGATCCTCGCCCTCGCGGGCCAGGTGTCCTTGCAGACGGTCGAGACGGCACGGACCGCGCAGACCGTGACGACTCTGCTCCGTGCCCTCCAGGAGTCGCGCGAGCTCGCGGTCGCGCTCCAGGACGAGCGTGCCGCCGCGCTGCCCTTCGTGGACCCGGTCACGGCGAGCCCGGACCGCGCCCCGGTGGACGGGACGCGCGAGGCGACGGCCGAGCAGGTCGCGGTCCTCGACGCGGCGATCGCCGACGTGGACCTCGGCACGCTCGACCCGGCCGTCACGGCCGCGGTGCGGGACCTGCGCTCGACGCTCGAGGGCCTGGAGAGCGCCCGCACCCGTGTCGACGCCAGCAACGTCCCCATGAGCTCGGTCGTGACGAACTACACGCGCCTCATCGAGGACACGATCGCCTTCTCCGCGAACGTCGCCGACGCCCTCGACGACCGCCGCCTGGCCGCCATCGTCTCCGCGCAGGCCGACCTCGCGTCGCTGACCGAGGACTACCGGGAGGAGCAGGCGCGCGGTGCGCAGGTGCTCGCCGGCTCGCGAGCGACCACGGAGGTCCTCCAGCTCGCCACGCTGTTCCCGGCGTCCAAGGTCCGCCACCAGCAGGCGTCCTCCACGGTGCGTGGGCTGGAGCTCGGCGACGACGTCGTCGTGCCGCCGCTGGGTGCCTCCTTCAACGGGTTCCAGTCGTACGACTCCTACCGGACCCTGATCGCCACGGGTGAGGGCCAGAACTTCGACTTCATCGAGCCCGTGGACTGGGTCGAGGCGGCCGACGCCGAGATCGAGGCCTTCGGGCCGCTCGAGAACGAGCTGCGCCTGGCCGCCCAGAACCGCGCCGCGAACGTCTCCGGAGCCGCCGCCCGCACGGCCATCGTCACGACGCTCGTCGCCCTCGCGGCGCTGGTCGCCTCCGTCGCCATCGCCCTGGCGATCGCCCGCCAGATCACCGTGCCGCTGCGCCGCCTGACGGAGGCGGCCGCGAACGTGCGCGACGAGCTGCCGCGCCTCGTGGACCAGGTGGCCGTCCCGGGCCAGGTGCCCGACCTCATGCTCACGCAGATCCCCGTGACCAGCCGCGACGAGGTCGGCCAGCTGGCCGCCGCGTTCAACGAGGTCAACGCGACCACGATCCAGGTCGCGAAGGAGCAGGCCGCCCTGCGTGGCTCGATCGCCGAGATGTTCGTCAACGTCGCCCGCCGCGACCAGGTGCTCCTCAACCGCCAGCTGTCCTTCATCGACGCGCTCGAGCGCTCGGAGGAGGACCCCAAGACGCTCGCGGACCTCTTCCGGCTCGACCACCTCGCGACCCGGATGCGCCGCAACGCCGAGTCGCTCCTCGTGCTCGCGGGCATCGACACCGGCCGGCGTCTGCGCGAAGCGCTGCCGCTGTCCGACGTCATCCGCACCGCCTCGTCCGAGATCGAGCACTACGAGCGTGTGCAGCTCGACCTGCCGGTCGACCCGATGATGCTCGGTCACACGGCCCTGCCGGCCGCTCACCTCATGGCCGAGCTGCTCGAGAACGCCACGGTGTTCTCCGAGCCGGGCACCCCCGTGCACGTCTCGACGGGCATCGACGAGGAGAGCGTGCTCATCACGATCCTCGACCAGGGCCTGGGCATGACGCCGGAGGAGCTCGCCGACGCGAACGAGAAGATCCGCACGACGTCGGCCGGTGACGTGCTCGGCTCGCAGCGCCTGGGCATGTTCGTCGTCGGACGCATCGCGGCGCGCCTCGGCGCGTCGGTCGCCCTGACGATGGGGCCCGACGGCCGCGGCACGCTCGCGACCATCCGCATGCCGCGCGTCCTGTTCCTCGACCCGGCCGCCATCCCGCTCACCGCGCCCGGGCGTCCGGCGCAGGCCGCGGCGAAGCCGGAGGCGTTCGTGCGGCCGGAGGTGGCCGCCGAGGTCGTCCACGACACCGCGTACGCCCCCGCGCCCACCCACGTCCAGGACGTCGCGCCCGGTGCCTACGGCTCCGCCGAGAACCCCGCCGAGGAGGTCGACCTCGACGCCCTCACCGACGGCACGACCGGCGGCGGGCTCCCGCGCCGGCGCTCCCGCGGCGCCGACGCCGAGGCCCCGGCGCCCAGCACGAGCCACCGCGAGGCCGACGACGCGGCTGCCGCTCCGTCCATCCCGCTCGCTCCCCGGGCCGACGCGCTGGCCGGCGCCGCCGCCGTGCACGACGAGGTCTGGACGCCGCCGGTCATCGAGCCGGCCGCGCCGCTCGTCTCGCGTCGGGGTGCCGAGGCGCCGAGCCTGCCCACGCGTGAGCCCGCGGCCGAGGCGCCGAGCCTGCCGGCGCGCCGGCCGGAGGCCCCCGGGCTGCCGACGCGGCGGCCCGCGGCCGAGGCGCCCGCGCTGCCGACGCGTCAGCCGGCCGGTGACGCCCTGCCGACCCGCCGGCCGACCGCCGCCGTGCCGCCGACCGCGGAGCCGCGACCGGCGACCGGCCCCCAGCCCGTGGTCGCGCCCGAGGGGCGCGCGGCGATGTTCTCCGGCTTCCGGTCCCGCCGCGCGGAGCTGGCCGCTGCCGCCATCCACGTCGAGTCGGGCGATGCGCCTGCCGACGTCCCCGAGCAGACGGGTGTCGACGGCGCCGAGCGGCTCGCGGCGGCCGCCGCGAGCGCCGCGGCATTCTTCGGCCGCGGCGACGCAGCCCAGGAGCCGCCGGCGCAGGAGCCGGTGGCCGAGCCCGCCGGCCCGGCGTTCGTCGTCCCGGCGCTGCTCGACGACGACGAGCCGACGCACCTGGTCGACCCCTTCGCCGCGAGCGCGCACACCGCCGCGCCCGCGGACGCCCCCTGGGCGCCCCGCACGGCGGAGCCGCAGGAGCAGGCGCAGCCCTGGTCGCCGACGTTCTCGGCCGAGCCCTGGTCCGCGCCGGCGCCCGAGCCGGCGGACGACGCCTTCGCCACGGAGGACGCCGACGGCGACCTCGAGGACGAGGACGACGTCGTCGAGCCGTGGGCCGTGCAGCAGCCGTGGCACCCCACCCCGCCCGACAAGCCGTGGTCCCCGGAGCCCGAGACCGAGCAGCCCGCGGCCGAGATGTGGCCGCCGCTGCCGGAGCCGACCGCGCGCCCGGCGTGGGCCGTGGCGCCCGCCGTCCCTGGGGCGGTCTGGTCCCCGGAGCCGGCGCCCGTGGCGGAGCCGGTCGCCGAGCTCCTCCCGCAGCGCGCCCCGCAGGCGGAAGCGCAGCCCACCGACCAGCCGGTGACGCAGCCCGCCCCGCAGCCGGTGGCCCAGCCGGCGTTCCAGCCGGCCCAGCAGCCGGCTCCGCAGCCGGACCTCGTGACGCCCAGTGCGCCCGCGCCGGTCGCGCAGCCCGCCCCCCAGCCGCTCGCGACGCCGATGAGCCGTCGCGACATCCGTCCGCCGAAGCGTCGTCGTCGCCTCTTCGGGCGCAAGCACGCCGAGACCGGGCCGGTGCCGTCGGCCCCGGCCCCGGCCCAGGGCCCGGACACGTCGGGCTTCTTCACGGTGCCCGACACCGCGCCGTCCGTGGCGCCGGCGTTCGCGCCGGTGGCTGTCGAGCCGGTCGCGTCCCCGCTGCGCCAGTCGGCCTGGGCAGCGACGGACTCCGGTGCCCACGCGGCGCCGACGTCGCCCTTCGCGCCCGACGCCGGGTTCGACCCGCTGCCCGCGGCGCCCGCCCCGGAGCAGCCCGCGTCGCCGTCCGCACCGCAGCCGTCGCGCCTCTTCTCCCAGGTCCTGCCGATGTCGCAGGCGCGGGAGCAGGTCGCGCAGGCCACGGGCACGCCCTTCCCGACCCCGAGCGCCCCGGCGCCCGACGCGGGGCCCGCGCTGTGGCAGGGCGCGGCGGCGGCAGCCGTCGCGGACCCGTCGAACGGTGGCTGGGCGCCGCAGCAGGGCTGGGACGCACCGGCCCCGGCGGCCCCGCCCGCCCCGGCGCTCCCGACGTCCGGCTGGGCGCCGGCGGAGGGCTGGGCGCCGTCGGGCCCCGGCATCCCGGCGCACCCGGCGGCGTCCGTCCCGACGCCGTACCAGCCGCCGCTGCCGATGCCGGCCGCGTCGGCGCCCGCGCCGGTGACGCCCGCCGCGGCGCCCGCCCCGGCCCGGTTCTCCCCGCAGACGTTCACCCCGCAGACGTTCACGCCGCAGTCGAGCACGGGCGCGTTCGACGACGAGGTGACCAACATGCTCGCGCAGCGGGCCGACATCGCCCAGCAGGCGCTCGCCGAGCTGAGCCAGCTGTCGAGCTACCGCCCGGCGGTCAGCGGCAGTGGCGCCTCGACGCTGGCACGGCGCACGCCCGGCACCATCCCGGCCGCGCCGGAGATCAAGCTGGCCCCGGCCGGGCAGCGCGTCGAGCGCGACGCGCACCAGGTGCGCTCGCTCCTGTCGAGCTTCCAGTCGGGCACCACCCGTGGCCGTCAGGCCGCACCCGCTGCCGACCAGGCCGCACAGACTCCCGCCGGGGCCCCCGGCGGGTACGAGGACGGTCCGCGCGACGGCCACGGCGAACCCGTGACCACGCCGGACACCGACCTGAACCAGCGGGGCACCTCATGGTGA
- a CDS encoding roadblock/LC7 domain-containing protein, protein MTALSSEAANFGWLLDNFVKTVPGTRHTLVVSADGLLMAMSENLDRTSGDQMAAIVAGMSSLTRGAARQLHAGDVRQAIIEMDELFVFLMSVSNGSVLAVVADATCDVGLIGYEMAMLVSRTETTLTPQLVTEMRGQLPVNGAVRTSVV, encoded by the coding sequence GTGACAGCGCTCAGCTCAGAGGCAGCCAACTTCGGCTGGCTCCTGGACAACTTCGTGAAGACGGTCCCGGGCACGCGGCACACGCTCGTCGTGTCCGCGGACGGGCTTCTCATGGCCATGTCGGAGAACCTGGACCGCACCAGCGGCGACCAGATGGCGGCGATCGTGGCCGGCATGTCGAGCCTCACGCGCGGCGCGGCCCGGCAGCTGCACGCGGGCGACGTCCGTCAGGCGATCATCGAGATGGACGAGCTCTTCGTCTTCCTCATGAGCGTCTCGAACGGCTCGGTGCTGGCGGTCGTCGCCGACGCGACGTGCGACGTCGGTCTGATCGGCTACGAGATGGCGATGCTCGTCTCCCGTACCGAGACGACCCTCACGCCGCAGCTCGTCACCGAGATGCGCGGCCAGCTCCCGGTCAACGGCGCCGTCCGCACCTCGGTCGTGTGA
- a CDS encoding DUF742 domain-containing protein has product MANHQDDGVEYEARTVRPYAVTGGRVRAANSDLPLEALIEVLPGAVSSQGLPPEKRAILQHAAHTFVSVAELSALLRLPLGVVRILVTDLSESGFVRVHTSTPVSVHTGQSPALSLSVLESVLNGISAL; this is encoded by the coding sequence ATGGCCAATCACCAGGACGACGGCGTCGAGTACGAGGCGCGCACCGTCCGTCCGTACGCGGTCACCGGCGGCCGGGTCCGCGCCGCGAACTCCGACCTGCCCCTCGAGGCCCTCATCGAGGTGCTGCCGGGGGCGGTCAGCAGCCAGGGCCTCCCGCCCGAGAAGCGCGCCATCCTGCAGCACGCCGCCCACACCTTCGTGTCCGTCGCCGAGCTCTCGGCGCTCCTGCGCCTGCCGCTGGGCGTCGTGCGCATCCTCGTGACGGACCTGTCCGAGTCCGGATTCGTCCGGGTCCACACCTCGACGCCGGTCAGTGTTCACACCGGTCAGTCCCCCGCCCTGTCCCTGAGCGTGCTGGAGAGTGTTCTCAATGGCATATCCGCCCTCTGA
- a CDS encoding ATP/GTP-binding protein, which translates to MAYPPSDTAAVADRTPVGGGVAPTVVKIVVAGGFAVGKTTFIGSISDIEPLNTEAAMTEHSVGVDDAGGVTDRKTTTTVAMDFGRIALPGSLWLYLFGTPGQDRFLFMWDDLVRGAIGAVVLVDTERLDQCFPAVDYFESRGIPFVVAVNCFDGVARHQLDDVREALSVPAHVPLMYTDARSRAATKQTLIALVQLAMERLRG; encoded by the coding sequence ATGGCATATCCGCCCTCTGACACCGCCGCTGTGGCCGACCGGACCCCGGTCGGCGGGGGTGTCGCACCTACTGTCGTCAAGATCGTCGTCGCGGGCGGCTTCGCCGTCGGCAAGACGACGTTCATCGGCTCGATCTCCGACATCGAGCCGCTCAACACCGAGGCCGCGATGACGGAGCACTCCGTCGGCGTGGACGACGCCGGTGGCGTGACCGACCGCAAGACGACCACGACGGTCGCCATGGACTTCGGTCGCATCGCGCTCCCCGGCTCCCTCTGGCTCTACCTGTTCGGCACGCCCGGGCAGGACCGGTTCCTGTTCATGTGGGACGACCTGGTGCGCGGCGCCATCGGCGCGGTCGTCCTGGTCGACACCGAGCGGCTCGACCAGTGCTTCCCGGCCGTCGACTACTTCGAGAGCCGCGGCATCCCGTTCGTCGTCGCCGTCAACTGCTTCGACGGCGTCGCGCGGCACCAGCTCGACGACGTGCGCGAGGCCCTCTCGGTCCCGGCGCACGTGCCGCTGATGTACACCGACGCCCGCTCGCGGGCGGCGACCAAGCAGACGCTGATCGCGCTCGTGCAGCTCGCGATGGAGCGGCTGCGCGGCTGA
- a CDS encoding PIN domain-containing protein: MIYADGSALSRALAPGVEAASWLRFAAEYESEILTSPLGLTELRRAAALDGPVARAHAHRIAESVRVVRFSDKALAHAAEMPAVLSPFQALHLGIAVAHRDIDAIATYDALLARVAATYAVHVVTPGRPATWWQP, translated from the coding sequence ATGATCTACGCGGACGGCTCCGCGCTCAGTCGTGCGCTGGCGCCGGGGGTCGAGGCGGCCTCGTGGCTCCGGTTCGCCGCCGAGTACGAGTCGGAGATCCTCACCTCGCCGCTCGGGCTCACCGAGCTCCGTCGCGCCGCCGCCCTGGACGGCCCGGTCGCCCGCGCGCACGCGCACCGGATCGCGGAGTCGGTCCGGGTCGTGCGCTTCTCCGACAAGGCGCTCGCACACGCCGCGGAGATGCCCGCCGTGCTGTCCCCCTTCCAGGCGCTGCACCTGGGCATCGCCGTCGCGCACCGCGACATCGACGCGATCGCGACCTACGACGCCCTCCTGGCGCGCGTCGCCGCCACCTACGCGGTCCACGTGGTGACGCCCGGCCGTCCGGCGACGTGGTGGCAGCCCTGA
- a CDS encoding DUF1345 domain-containing protein, whose protein sequence is MSTLRARAATTRRLVRDWLLAETRRSGVAFAVALGVVSAQQLTVPADAQSLPSGHVTDAVLLALAAYQSAHVLLTLTVYARAPRDLLDRAVGRMPVGGFVNRWVYFAEPGTGAALVVAVIAMAAAVVVLPQAGALPSSLPPAVLTALAVVLIVASWSSMVLTFALDYLRRDQGHGGGSLRFVDDDERTFADYLYVATSVATTFGTGDVTVAGTALRRVVTGQVLVAFVFNAVIIGLTVSVLAALRA, encoded by the coding sequence ATGTCCACGCTGCGCGCCCGCGCCGCCACCACTCGGCGCCTGGTGCGCGACTGGCTGCTCGCCGAGACCCGCCGCTCGGGCGTCGCGTTCGCCGTCGCGCTCGGCGTGGTGAGCGCGCAGCAGCTCACGGTGCCCGCGGACGCGCAGTCGCTGCCGAGCGGCCACGTCACCGACGCCGTGCTTCTGGCCCTCGCGGCGTACCAGAGCGCGCACGTGCTGCTCACGCTCACCGTCTACGCGCGCGCCCCGCGCGACCTCCTCGACCGGGCGGTCGGACGCATGCCCGTGGGCGGGTTCGTGAACCGCTGGGTCTACTTCGCGGAGCCGGGCACCGGGGCCGCGCTCGTGGTCGCGGTCATCGCGATGGCGGCCGCCGTGGTCGTGCTGCCCCAGGCCGGTGCGCTGCCGTCGTCGCTCCCGCCGGCGGTGCTGACCGCGCTCGCCGTCGTCCTCATCGTCGCGTCCTGGTCGAGCATGGTCCTCACCTTCGCGCTCGACTACCTCCGCCGGGACCAGGGCCACGGTGGCGGCTCCCTGCGCTTCGTCGACGACGACGAGCGGACGTTCGCCGACTACCTCTACGTCGCGACCAGCGTCGCCACGACGTTCGGGACCGGCGACGTGACGGTCGCCGGCACCGCGCTGCGCCGCGTCGTCACGGGTCAGGTGCTGGTCGCCTTCGTCTTCAACGCCGTCATCATCGGCCTCACCGTCTCCGTGCTCGCGGCCCTGCGGGCCTGA
- a CDS encoding tyrosine-type recombinase/integrase: protein MATYLEDSKRWVATARYRDPITGKQRRKYLYGATALAADDAAKKFRSTPASARPSEDRPDTVRVLLGRWLSEKDPSLDRRAVAWTFTEATVQRDQWKDYESTVRVHILPSLGDVRLDDITHGRLLGFFTELAGRDSRRGGRLSASSQKKVHSRLTSAFRYCVLRGWLSADPMSGVPTPTDSPEDAELRVTLTPVEKALTVAEMRALTRWIAVRYDDHLAYQVRWALAFEIGLRQAEMLGLTWDCVDLTTRTITVRQQLRHIEHQHGCEGKWPDPTTSPCTVVARESNPRQKPLTAYRCPHRVTGGAIIVATTKSKRVRYVRFSRTIADSLKALCAEQHPSDAPTASKAERLRLLQARSMRVYAALDADLVIRTPGGGHVTPTVDNGVWHAACDGAGVSSIGRDVHSARHTAATHLVAAGVALTTVQKMLGHSTTAVTERYVTTAVDVQDAALYAREAYLARV, encoded by the coding sequence GTGGCCACCTACCTTGAGGACTCGAAGCGCTGGGTCGCAACCGCGCGCTACCGCGACCCAATCACGGGGAAGCAGCGCCGCAAGTACCTCTACGGTGCGACCGCGCTAGCGGCGGATGACGCGGCCAAGAAGTTCCGCAGCACGCCGGCGTCAGCGCGCCCTTCCGAGGACCGCCCTGACACCGTGCGGGTGCTCCTGGGGCGGTGGCTGTCTGAGAAGGACCCGAGCTTGGACCGCAGAGCGGTCGCCTGGACGTTCACCGAGGCGACTGTGCAGCGTGACCAGTGGAAGGACTATGAAAGCACGGTCCGCGTGCACATCCTGCCGTCGCTCGGCGACGTCAGGTTGGACGACATCACGCACGGGCGCCTGCTGGGCTTCTTCACCGAACTTGCGGGCCGGGATAGTCGACGCGGCGGCCGCCTGTCCGCGTCGTCTCAGAAGAAGGTGCACTCTCGGCTGACCTCTGCGTTCCGCTACTGCGTGCTCCGTGGCTGGCTCTCGGCCGACCCGATGTCGGGCGTCCCCACGCCCACGGACTCGCCGGAGGACGCGGAACTGCGCGTCACCCTCACACCGGTCGAGAAGGCTCTGACCGTCGCCGAGATGCGCGCCTTAACCCGCTGGATTGCCGTGCGCTACGACGACCACCTCGCGTACCAGGTGAGGTGGGCTCTCGCCTTCGAGATCGGCCTCAGGCAGGCGGAAATGCTCGGTCTCACCTGGGACTGCGTGGACCTCACCACGCGGACCATCACAGTCAGACAGCAGCTTCGCCACATCGAGCACCAGCACGGGTGCGAAGGCAAATGGCCAGATCCGACGACGAGTCCCTGCACCGTTGTGGCACGCGAGTCGAACCCGCGGCAGAAGCCGCTCACGGCCTACCGATGCCCGCACCGGGTGACAGGCGGGGCGATCATCGTCGCGACCACAAAGAGCAAGCGCGTGCGCTATGTACGCTTCTCGCGGACCATCGCTGACAGCCTCAAGGCACTTTGCGCGGAGCAGCACCCCTCCGACGCACCCACCGCGTCGAAGGCCGAGCGGCTGAGGTTGCTACAGGCCCGCTCCATGCGGGTATACGCCGCCCTAGACGCAGACCTTGTCATCCGCACTCCCGGCGGCGGTCACGTGACACCCACGGTCGACAACGGGGTGTGGCACGCCGCATGCGACGGGGCGGGCGTCTCCTCAATCGGGCGCGACGTTCACTCTGCGCGTCACACGGCCGCGACGCACCTCGTTGCCGCCGGCGTGGCCCTGACCACCGTGCAGAAGATGCTCGGGCACAGCACGACGGCGGTGACCGAGCGCTACGTCACGACAGCTGTAGACGTGCAGGACGCAGCGCTCTATGCCCGCGAGGCGTACCTCGCCCGCGTTTAG
- a CDS encoding helix-turn-helix transcriptional regulator, with product MLYSESLYRRTAIVFLVSAKGGATAHRGDDNAPVTLDATTPAFRYLTIAQVCAMTGYHRTTLQRAVDAGDLARYGLPRAPRFLEHEVVAWMSAPAPRRAGATKVTYGPRAGLPGSALRW from the coding sequence GTGCTGTATTCGGAATCGTTGTATAGACGGACCGCTATTGTATTTCTCGTGAGTGCAAAGGGTGGTGCGACAGCGCACCGGGGCGACGACAACGCCCCGGTGACGCTCGACGCTACGACGCCCGCGTTCCGCTACCTGACCATCGCGCAGGTCTGCGCGATGACGGGCTACCACCGCACCACACTCCAGCGCGCCGTCGATGCCGGCGACCTCGCTCGCTACGGACTCCCCCGCGCACCACGCTTCCTCGAGCACGAGGTCGTCGCGTGGATGTCAGCGCCCGCACCACGGAGAGCAGGAGCAACCAAGGTGACCTACGGTCCTCGCGCCGGCCTCCCTGGGTCCGCACTTCGCTGGTGA
- a CDS encoding tyrosine-type recombinase/integrase, with the protein MTTTTITTDLTPIAPSLTPAQVAGIRDALEAALSPGTRRVYASSWRQWAAWCEAGGHQALPAHAAVIAAWVVERAGAGTALATVTKDVAAIRAHHDAAGVDDPTVSRDLRQVLRGLRRQHGVTPRRQAHPLVTTDLRRVLDGIDRTTLRGKRDAAILLLGYAAALRRSELADLRVGDLRSTRDGLVVTVRRSKSDQEGAGAVVGVARGSDPASDPVLAVRQWITAADLVSDDHLCQRIARGANRVMGRPMAGQSIATVLQERAAAVGLGDLGVSGHSLRAGHATQAAEAGVDASRIARTTRHARLETLAAYVRPAEALRDTTSRDLGL; encoded by the coding sequence GTGACCACCACCACCATCACGACCGACCTCACGCCGATCGCGCCGAGCCTGACCCCGGCGCAGGTCGCCGGGATCCGCGACGCCCTCGAGGCCGCCCTGTCGCCTGGCACCCGGCGCGTGTACGCGAGCTCGTGGCGGCAGTGGGCGGCGTGGTGCGAGGCCGGCGGGCACCAGGCGCTTCCCGCGCACGCGGCCGTCATCGCTGCCTGGGTGGTAGAGCGGGCCGGCGCCGGTACTGCATTGGCGACCGTCACGAAGGACGTCGCCGCGATCCGCGCGCATCACGACGCCGCCGGCGTCGACGACCCAACCGTCAGTCGTGACCTCCGGCAGGTGCTCAGAGGGCTCCGACGCCAGCACGGGGTCACACCACGACGGCAAGCGCACCCGCTGGTGACCACCGATCTGCGCCGAGTCCTCGACGGCATCGACCGCACCACCCTGCGCGGCAAGCGCGACGCCGCAATCCTGCTCCTTGGCTACGCGGCTGCTCTCCGGCGCAGTGAGCTCGCCGACCTACGCGTGGGCGACCTCCGCTCCACGCGCGACGGGCTCGTCGTCACGGTCCGCCGGTCCAAGTCCGACCAGGAGGGCGCCGGCGCGGTCGTCGGTGTGGCGCGCGGTTCCGACCCGGCGAGCGACCCGGTCCTTGCCGTCCGCCAGTGGATCACGGCCGCCGACCTCGTCTCGGACGATCACCTCTGCCAGCGGATCGCCCGTGGCGCCAACCGCGTGATGGGCCGACCGATGGCCGGCCAGTCGATCGCCACCGTCCTCCAGGAGCGTGCCGCCGCCGTCGGGCTCGGCGACCTCGGCGTCAGTGGTCACTCCCTGCGTGCGGGGCACGCCACCCAGGCGGCTGAGGCGGGCGTCGACGCGTCACGGATCGCCCGCACTACCCGCCACGCGCGCCTTGAGACCCTCGCTGCTTATGTCCGTCCGGCTGAGGCCCTCCGCGACACCACGAGCCGGGACCTTGGCCTCTAA